From Callithrix jacchus isolate 240 chromosome 3, calJac240_pri, whole genome shotgun sequence, a single genomic window includes:
- the LAMTOR3 gene encoding ragulator complex protein LAMTOR3 — protein MADDLKRFLYKKLPSVEGLHAIVVSDRDGVPVIKVANDNAPEHALRPGFLSTFALATDQGSKLGLSKNKSIICYYNTYQVVQFNRLPLVVSFIASSSANTGLIVSLEKELAPLFEELRQVVEVS, from the exons ATGGCGGAT GACCTAAAGCGATTCTTGTATAAAAAGTTACCAAg tgtTGAAGGGCTCCATGCTATTGTTGTGTCAGATAGAGATGGAGTACCTGTTATTAAAG TGGCCAATGATAATGCTCCAGAGCATGCTTTGCGACCTGGTTTCTTATCCACTTTTGCCCTTGCAACAGACCAAGGGAGCAAACTTggactttcaaaaaataaaagtatcatcTGTTACTATAACACCTACCAG gtgGTTCAATTTAATCGTTTACCTTTGGTGGTGAGTTTCATAGCCAGCAGCAGTGCCAATACAG GACTAATTGTCAGCCTAGAAAAAGAACTTGCTCCATTATTTGAAGAATTGAGACAAGTTGTGGAAGTGTCTTAA